In one window of Gemmatimonadota bacterium DNA:
- a CDS encoding ATP-dependent endonuclease — protein sequence MKIMRLTDLSITNYRALRDVTIPLSRFGCLIGENNAGKSSFLQALSLFFSGTKLAANNFFDESKPIRVAVTFEGISEADLARLTDEHRTRVAGIVKNGRLVLVRAYDTTGKSSLLYNTLTPTNARFSAGNIAALVKGSRVGQAFVTKVVQAFPELEGVVDVTMNQDAVRQKIQELADALPDDQKTAADQPLPTGIDKSIEPMLPDPIYIPAVKDLADDIKTTESTPFGKILAILLQAVESKLPDAQRLFEELNAKLNCVQQPDGTVVDGRLDEVKLIESTVEKYVREIFSDVALRITIPPPELKTIFSSARIYANDGVDGLIDSKGDGLRRAIVFSILRSYVELKAKLAPVATPVEAAAQGAEPTQPRLEPTPASYLLLFEEPELFLHPKAQHILFDALRVFAKEHHVLVTTHSPMFFGPGATETFVKLRKVADAATAPKPFTLVRPIDLSDMAAKDQFQIICFENNNAAFFADTVALVEGDSDYLLMPHIARTLDPSWDVAKVPVVFARITGKGNIRRYREFFARFGGRVPVIADLDLLVSGFDHIAPDNAVKTARDNLLAKVDELIVPDADGASARDAKHAHDSGELRGLWRKVRGVQAELKSGNCTQAEHDVAVDAFFAWQRKPDRLAVLTTSTDVQMLELKHRLLERLRAIDVYVLERGAIEQYYPDTITGADKPSRAQEFCSKVATRDAILACCGEQTVTRDGAQTTVKEFELIFHGLFRECRR from the coding sequence GTGAAGATCATGAGACTGACGGACTTATCCATCACCAACTACCGAGCGCTCAGGGATGTTACGATCCCTCTTTCACGCTTCGGCTGCCTGATCGGGGAGAACAACGCGGGCAAGTCGTCCTTCTTGCAGGCGTTGTCCCTGTTCTTCTCCGGCACCAAGTTGGCCGCCAACAACTTTTTCGACGAGTCCAAGCCTATCCGTGTCGCGGTGACCTTCGAAGGTATCAGTGAGGCGGACCTGGCCAGGCTGACCGACGAGCACCGCACGCGAGTGGCCGGGATCGTCAAGAATGGACGCCTAGTTCTCGTGCGTGCCTACGACACAACTGGCAAGAGCTCACTGCTCTACAACACACTCACACCTACCAACGCCCGCTTCTCTGCGGGGAACATTGCCGCCCTTGTGAAAGGGAGTCGTGTCGGACAAGCATTCGTCACCAAAGTGGTGCAGGCGTTCCCGGAATTGGAAGGCGTCGTCGATGTGACCATGAATCAAGATGCCGTCAGGCAGAAGATTCAGGAACTCGCCGACGCACTACCCGACGATCAGAAAACTGCCGCCGATCAACCTCTGCCGACAGGTATCGACAAGAGCATCGAGCCGATGCTGCCTGACCCGATCTACATCCCGGCGGTGAAAGACCTCGCCGACGACATCAAGACAACCGAGAGCACACCCTTTGGCAAAATCCTGGCCATCCTTCTGCAGGCCGTCGAGTCCAAGTTGCCGGATGCGCAACGGCTCTTCGAAGAACTCAACGCCAAGCTCAACTGCGTCCAGCAGCCCGACGGAACAGTCGTGGACGGGCGGCTCGATGAGGTGAAGCTTATCGAGTCCACTGTCGAGAAGTACGTCCGCGAGATTTTTTCCGACGTGGCACTTCGCATCACGATCCCACCACCGGAATTGAAGACCATCTTTTCGTCTGCCCGCATTTACGCTAACGATGGTGTTGACGGCCTAATCGATTCCAAAGGCGACGGGTTGCGTCGCGCAATTGTCTTCTCCATCCTGCGATCCTATGTGGAGCTCAAGGCGAAGCTTGCGCCCGTTGCGACGCCGGTAGAGGCTGCCGCCCAGGGAGCCGAGCCGACGCAGCCGCGACTGGAACCCACTCCGGCATCCTACCTTCTGTTGTTCGAGGAGCCGGAGTTGTTCCTTCACCCCAAGGCCCAGCACATTCTCTTCGATGCCCTGCGGGTCTTCGCCAAAGAACACCACGTTCTCGTCACCACTCACTCCCCGATGTTCTTCGGTCCTGGGGCGACGGAAACGTTTGTCAAGCTACGCAAGGTGGCGGATGCCGCAACAGCGCCCAAGCCATTCACGCTGGTCCGGCCGATTGACCTTTCCGACATGGCCGCCAAGGACCAGTTTCAGATCATCTGTTTCGAAAACAACAACGCCGCCTTCTTTGCAGATACCGTCGCCCTGGTCGAGGGAGACAGCGATTACCTCCTCATGCCACACATCGCCCGGACGCTTGATCCCTCGTGGGACGTGGCGAAAGTGCCGGTTGTGTTCGCTCGGATCACGGGCAAGGGCAACATCCGGCGTTATCGAGAGTTCTTCGCCAGGTTCGGGGGACGAGTCCCGGTCATCGCCGACCTCGACCTGCTGGTAAGCGGTTTCGACCACATCGCCCCCGACAACGCCGTCAAGACCGCCAGAGACAATCTTCTGGCCAAGGTCGATGAATTGATCGTACCGGATGCCGACGGCGCATCCGCAAGGGACGCCAAACACGCCCACGATTCCGGTGAACTGCGAGGCCTGTGGCGGAAGGTCAGGGGCGTCCAGGCGGAACTCAAGTCTGGCAATTGCACCCAAGCCGAGCATGACGTGGCAGTGGATGCGTTCTTTGCATGGCAGAGAAAGCCCGACCGGCTCGCGGTCCTCACGACCAGCACGGACGTACAGATGCTCGAGTTGAAGCATCGTCTACTCGAGAGGCTGAGAGCGATCGATGTCTATGTACTGGAGCGCGGTGCGATAGAACAGTACTACCCCGACACCATCACGGGAGCGGACAAGCCGTCGCGTGCCCAGGAGTTCTGCTCCAAAGTGGCCACACGCGACGCGATTCTCGCCTGTTGCGGCGAACAAACGGTCACGCGTGACGGCGCCCAGACAACCGTCAAAGAATTTGAGCTCATCTTCCACGGATTGTTCCGAGAGTGTCGAAGATGA